The genomic stretch CAGCCGGAATCGGGAGCCTCGAGTACCGGGGCGTTAACTTCTTCGATGCGGCAATCCCCAAACGTCACGCGGGTCAGCGCGGCACCCTGCAGGGAGACAGCACGGAAGTGGCACTCGGTGAAGACCGCATCCTCTAGGTCCACACCGTCGGCATCGTCGGATTCAAAAAGCAGCCGTTCGGCCCGGCCATCAATCTCCAACCCGGTCAGATCTCCGGACCCGTCGGTGGCGGGTTCCTTGAAGGCGGGCAGGCGAGGAGCTTTTACGACGGCAGGCATGAGCAATAGCTTATGTGGCGCGAGAGATGATTGAGGCCGGGGCCCGCGAGGGGTTTCTCACCCCCTCCGTCCTTGACGCGCGGGCGGCACTAGGCTCTGGCGAAACGCGGGACTACCGGGATGGTGCGAAGAGCGGATCCTGGGCCAAGCCCTTCGCCAGCGCCGGTGCCAGCGAGGCGGAGAAGTCGTGGGAGAGATGGGACTTGTCGTAGTAGGTGATCAGCGATCCGATCACCGCAAAACACTGCGTGTCACTGCAGAGGTGATCCGTCAGATCCACGCCGAGGATGCCCTTGGGCGCCTCGTCACTGGCCAGGGCGCGCTGTAGGTTGGGCGTGATGGAGGTGCCGACCTTCCGCGTTACCGAACAGGCCAGCGGGTCGTCGGGGTTTGATGCCACACAGGTGGGAACGTTGGTATTACCGAGCCGCGGCACCTCGTGCAGCACCACGACCTTCTTGCCCGCGTCGCTCCAGCTCTTCCACAAAGTGGTGAAGCCCTGGGTGGCCGGATGGGTAAATTCGTAGCCCGGCGAGGAGACCCAGGTGCGTTTATTGCCCTGCGCCGCCACCACAATGGCGTCGATGCTCTGGTCGGCTGCCAGCTTCGGGCCGAGGGCACGGATCGACTCGGTGCACAGCCGCTGGGCGGTACCCCCGAGCGTTTCGGATCCCTTCAACGCCGCGAGACTGGGACTGCAGCCCGAACGGATGTGGGTCACCAGTTCCCACCCGCGTTCCTTGGCGACGAGTTCCAGCGCGGGGAGCCAAGCCGAGGCATGCGAGTCTCCCACCACCGCGATCCGTAGTCTGGGGTGGTCGCGTTCCCCCAGCAGGCAGCTGGATTCTCCGACCTGCAGGGTGTCTGCTTCACAGCCCGGGAACATCGGTGCGCGCACCTGCTGGGAGACGGCCACCGCCGATGGGTACGGGGCGAAGGTTGAGGCTACCGGCTGGCAGTCGGCGGGATGCTCCATGGTGCGTGCGCCGTAACAGGAATCGGTGATGGGCAGTCGCGGCAAATTGGCAGATGCCGATGAGGCGGCCGTGCCGGCCCAGGACACCCCCGCCAGCACCACCATGCCCGCCAGGGCAAAGACCAGAGTATTGCGCACGGGCTGAAGCAGCGCACCAAAGCGCAGTGGATCCTCCACGAGGCGCTGGGCCACGGCGGCCAGGACAAAGGTCAGCAGAACGATGCCTGCCTCGTGGTACCACTTGGGTTCGGCGTGCAGCACAAAGGGGGCGATGATGATCAGCGGCCAGTGCCAGAGGTAGGCGCCGTAGCTTTTATCTCCCACCCAGCGCATCGGGCGGATTGACAGCCAGTGGGCGTGGGACATGAAACGCAGGGAGGCACGTTGCGAACCGGCGGCCACCAACACGGCCGCGGTGCCCAGCACCGGTACTAACGCCGCGGTGCCGGGGAATCGGGTATCGGCGGGGATCAGCCAGGCCCCGAGAAGCAGCGTGATCAGCCCTCCCCAACCCAGCAGGGACCCGGCTAGCGACCCGATTCCGCGTTTGGCACAGAGCAACGCCACCACACCGCCGAGCGCAAATTCCCATGCCCGACCGACGGTATTAAAGTAGGCGCCGGGCGGGTTGGCGGCGGTGATCCACAGCCCGTAGGCGAAGGACAGCACCGTGATGGTGCCCATGGTGATCAGGAAAATTGTGTACAGTTCCGGTGCGCGAGCTGCCCCGCGCGTCCGTTTGGTGCCCGGAAGCAGTTTTTTGGCCAGCAGCACGGCGCCGAGCAGCAGCAGCGGCCAGGCAATGTAGAACTGTTCCTCCACGGACAGCGACCAATAGTGCTGTACGGCGGTGGCCATTTGCCCGGCGGCGGAGTAATCGGTGGCCTCTGCGACCAGCGCCCAGTTCTCCACATAGAGTCCGGCCGCGGCGATGTGCTTAAACATCGTGCCGTGCTCGGTGGCGGGGATAAAAACGTAGACCGCCGCGGCGATGGCCAGCAGCACCGTGAATGCCAGCGGCAGCAACCGGCGAATGCGTCGGGCCCAAAAACTGGCAAGTTTGATGGTGCCGGTGGCACGGAATTCGCGGAACAGGTGCGCGGTGATCAGGTACCCGGAGATAACGAAGAACATGTCCACGCCGATGAAGCCGCCGCTGAGCGCACCGGGGCGCAGGTGATGGACGATGACCATCAGCACCGCGATCGCGCGCAGCCCTTGAATCTCTGGCCTGAAGCCCATCGAAGAACCGGGCAGGAGGGTACCTGCAGCACTGGCCGGGGCCGTCTTACGGTGTTTTTCGGCCGGTTCGGTGCTGGGGCGAGCTGTCACTTGTGTAAGCCTAGTGCACCGCCCGCGCCTCGAGCCGGGTCCGAAGTCCCACACCCCTCTTGCTCGCAGGGGCGATGGGTGCGGGCGTCTGAGGCCCAGTTCGGCGGCGAACGTTGCGCCGTCGCAACCATGATCGCCTCGACGCTGAGCGCCACGCCAGCGCGACCGTGAAAAGTACCCCAGCGGGCCAGACACGGCAAGGGCGCGTCGCTGGGTGGAAAATTACTCCCACTCACCGACGCGCCCCGAGCGTCACGCCGTAACGCTAGCCGGTTAGCCTCCGGGGATCTCGTCCGCTGGCTCTTGGCCGGCTTCGATGCCACTGAGCACCGGGGCACCACCGGGCGCCTCGGCATCCGGGTCCTCCGCCGGTCCGGCGAACTGCGACTGGTAGAGCCGGTAGTACGCGCCCTGAGCGGCAAGCAGCACCTCGTGGTTGCCCTGCTCCACGATCCGTCCCTCTTCCATCACCAAGATGGTATCCGCGTCGCGGATGGTGGAGAGGCGGTGCGCGATCACAAAGCTGGTCCGGTCACTGCGCAGCGCCGCCATGGCGTGCTGCACCAATAGCTCGGTGCGCGTATCCACGGAGCTGGTCGCCTCATCGAGGATCAGCAACGACGGGTTGGCCACAAAGGCGCGCGCGATGGTGATCAGCTGCTTCTCACCGGCCGACACGTTGGTGCCCTCCTCGTCGATGAGCGTCTCGTATCCATCGGGCAGGGCCCGCACAAACCGGTCAACGAAGGTGGCCTTGGCCGCGGCCATGACCTCCTCGTCGGTGGCATCCAGGCGTCCGTAGCGGATGTTCTCCAGAATGGATCCGCCGAAGAGCCAGGCATCCTGGAGCACCATCCCGACCTTGGACCGCAGGTCGGCTCGGCTAATCGTGGTCACGTCAACACCGTCCAGGGTGATGGCTCCGGAGTTCAGCTCGTAGAAACGCATCACCAGGTTCACCAGCGTGGTTTTACCCGCACCGGTGGGACCGACGATGGCGACGGTATGCCCGGGGTGCGCCTCGAAGGACAGATCGGTGATCAGCGGCTTGTCCTCCGAGTAGGAGAAGGTGACGTTCTGGAATTCAACGTGACCGTCGGTACGCGCCGGAAGTGACGCGCTGACGGAGTCGGCCTCCTGCTCATCGGCATCCAACAATTCAAAGGTGCGCTCCGCGGAGGCCACACCGGACTGCAGCATGTTGGCCATGCCGGCCATCTGCCCCAGCGGCTGGGTGAATTCGCGGGAATACTGAATGAATGCCGTCGCATCGCCCAGCGACATCTGCCCGGAGGCCACACGCAGCCCACCGACCACGGCGATGCCGACGTAGGCCAGATAGGAGATGAAGTTCATGACCGGGAAGATCATCCCGGAGACAAACTGGGCGCCGAAGGAGGCCTTGTAGAGCTCGTCGTTCTTCTCGTGGAAGCGATTGAGCATGTCCGCCTCGCGCCCGAAGACCTTCATCAGATCGTGGCCGGAGAAGGACTCCTCGATCTGTCCGTTCAGCGCACCGGTATTTTTCCACTGGGCGGTGAACATGCCCTGCGCGCGGGATCCAATGACGCCGGCGGCCACCGCGGAGAGCGGCAGGGCGATCAGCGCGATCAGGGCCAGCTGCCAGGAGACGATGAACATCATGATGACGATGCCGATGACCGTGAGCACCGACTGCACCAGCTGGCTGATGGCCTGCTGCAGCGCGTTCTGGATGTTATCCACATCGTTGGTGACGCGGCTTAGCAGGTCCCCGCGCTGGCGGGTATCAAAGTAGTTCAGCGGCAGCCGGTTGAGCTTATTCTCCACGTCGCGGCGCAATCCATAGACCACCTTCATGACCAGGCGGTTGAGCAGCCAGCCCGAGGCCCACATGAACAGCGAGGCGACGAAGTACATCGAGAGCACGATCAGGATGTAGCGGCTGAGCAGCGGGAAGTCGATGCCGACGCCCGGGATCAGGTTCATCTTGGAGAACATGTCCGCGGTATTATCCTGCCCGGAGGCGCGGAGCTGTTCGATGATCGTGGCCACCGGAACATTGGCCGGCAGGTTCTTGCCGATGGCGCCGGCGAAGATCACGTCCATGGCCTTACCCAGGATCTTCGGGGCGATGACCGAGAGCACCACGCCGGCGGCGACCAGCAGCAGCACAAGGCTCATGCCCAGCTTCTCGGGGGCTAAGAGGCCCACCAGTCGCTTGGCGGAGGGCCAGAAGTGCTTGGCCTTACGCACCGGGACGGAGTCCCCAAACATGTCGGAGGAACCGGCGGTGTCAAAATCCTCGAGTTCTTCGTTTGATTCCGCGATGACGCTAGTTTCCTTCTTGGTTGCACGTGCCATTTAGGCCACCTCCTCCACTGCGAGCTGGCTGGTCACAATTTCTTGGTAGGTCTCCGAGGATTCGAGCAGTTCCTCGTGGGTTCCCCGCGCCACAATCTCGCCGTGGTCAAGGACCAGGATCTGATCGGCCCCGGTGATGGTGGAGACGCGCTGGGCCACAACAATCACCGCCGCGTCCTTCGTGGGTTCCTTCAACGCGGCACGCAGCCGCGCGTCGGTGGCCACGTCCAATGCGGAGAAGGAGTCGTCAAAGAGGTAGATGTCCGGCTTGGCCGCCAGCGCGCGGGCGATGCACAGGCGTTGGCGCTGGCCACCGGAGACGTTGGTGCCGCCCTGGGAAATATTCCCGTCCAACCCGTCCTCGCGTGCCGCGACAAAGGATTCCGCCTGGGCGGTGCGCAGCGCATCCCAAAGTTCCTCGTCGGAGGCCTCATCGGCGCCGAAGCGCAGATTCGAAGCGACGGTGCCGGAGAACAGGTACGGGCGCTGCGGCACCGTGGCCACCGCGCTCGAGAGCTGTGCGCGGGTCAATTCCGTGACCGGGACCCCGCCCACCAGCACCTGGCCCTCGCGGGCATCGTAGAGCCGCGGGATCAGGTTCAACAGTGTGGACTTGCCCGAGCCGGTGGAGCCGATAATGGCCGTCATCGCTCCGCGCTTGGCGGTAAAGGAGATGTTGTTCAGCACCGGCGCCTCGGCTCCGGGATAGCCGAAGGTGACGTTGCGGAATTCGACGGTTCCCGGCGCATCCATGTCTCGGACGTGTTCGTGCTGGTCGGTGAGGCTCGGGACCATGGTGGTGACCTCGTCGATGCGTTCGGCGCAGACGATGGCACGCGGGATCATCATGGCCATGAACGTGCCCATCATGACGGCCATCAGGATCTGCAGCAGGTATTGCAGGAAGGCGGTGAGCGCACCGATCTCCATACCGTTGTTCTCCACACGCTGCCCACCAAACCAGAGCACCGAGGCGGTGGCAATGTGCAGGATCATGCCGATCAGTGGGAACATCAGGACAAAGAGATTGCCGACCTTCACACCCACTCGGGTGAGTTTGGCGTTGGCTTCCTCAAAGCGTTCGGTCTCATGGGGTTCGCGAACGAAGGCACGCACCACGCGGATACCGGTGATTTGCTCGCGCAAAACCCCGTTGATCCCATCGATGCGGTCCTGCATTTGGCGGAAGAGCGGCATCAGGAAGATGACCAGCGTGCCAACGACTACCAGCAATACCGGTACCGAAACCCATACCAACCAGGACAGGGCCGGGTCTTCGCGCAGCGCCATGATGATGCCGCCGATGCACATGATGGGGGCCGAGACCATGAAGTTCAGGCCCATCAGCACCAGCATCTGGACCTGCTGCACATCGTTGGTACCGCGGGTGATCAGCGTGGCGGCACCAAACTTGTTCACATCCTGTGCGGAGAATCCGGTGACGGCGTCAAAGACCGCGTGGCGCAGGTCCCGGCCGATGGCCATGGCCGTTTTGGCACCAAAGTAGACGGCGGCAATGGCCGTGAGCACCTGGATGAATGCCACACCGAGCATCAGACCGCCGGTGCGCCAGATGAAGTCGGTGTCTCCATTCGCAACGCCCTGATCGATGATCCGCGCGTTGAGGCTGGGCAGGTACAGGGTGGCAATGGTGGTGGCGAGCTGGAAGAACAGCACAGCGCCGATCCACCACTTGTACGGTTTGGAATGTCTAAGTATCAGTTTTAAGAGCATCGGGGCGAGTCCTCAAGATTCTTTCAGCCGCTCGGGGCCACCGTGGTTCGGCGTCCCAAAGGCCTATCACCCGACGCTTTTCGGCCGGGCAATGGTCACTCTACACTCGATCCCCCACGCTTTGCGCCCTCCTCACGGAGGATCTTTCCCATGGTTCTACATCCCCTGGTGTAGGGGCGGGTAGCGGGGGTTCGTGACTCCCCACGGCGGTGAGCACGACGTTGCGCACGGTGGTGAGTGCGGCGGTTCCCGGTGCACAAAACACCAACGCCCGCTCGCCCTTCTCACGGTGATCATCGTGAAAATGGCGAGCGGGCGTTGAATGTTTCCTACCAGAGAGTTTCCTGGAGCTAGTTGCTCTCGGGGGCACCGATGGTGCTGGTGGAGCGTTCGTGCAGCGCGTCGGCGCTGGCACGGGCCGCCGCGATGTCGTTAATACGCCCGCGCGAGGCGTACCAACCAATCATCAGCGCCGGAATGATGACGATGATTGATGCCACGGTCCAGGTGCCCACCGGAGAATCGAAGGCCATCAAGACGATGACCGCCGCCAGGAAGGCCAGGGTCAGGTACCCGGTATAGGGTGCCCCGATCATCCGGAAGGCCGGACGCTGCGCCTCACCGCGCTTGGCCAGGCGGTAGAGCGCCAGCTGGCAGAGCACGATCATTCCCCAGGAGGCGATGATGCCCAACGCCGCCATGTTCAGCACGATCTCGAAGGCATCGGCCGGAACCACCGCGTTCAAAATCACGCCAAGACCTGCCACGGCCGCGGTCAGCATGATGCCACCGTAGGGCACACCCTGCTTGTTCAGCTTGGCGGTGAAGCGCGGAGCGGATCCGGCCAACGCCATCGAGCGCAGGATACGACCGGTGGAGTACAGTCCGGCGTTCAGCGATGACATGGCGGCGGTGAGCACCACCAGGTTCATGATCGAGTCCATGCCCGAGACGCCGATGGAACCGAAGAATGTCACGAACGGGGATTCCCCGGCCTTGTACGCGCTGTACGGCAAGAGAAGTGAGAGCAGGATCAGCGAGCCCACGTAGAACACCGCGATGCGGATGATCACGGTATTGATCGCCTTGGGCATGACCTTCTCGGGGTTCTGTGTTTCTCCCGCGGCGGTGCCAATCAGTTCGATCGAGGCGTAGGCGAAGACCACACCCTGCATCACCACGACCACCGGAAGCAGCCCGTTGGGGAAGAATCCGCCGTTGTCGGCGATCAGCGAGAAGCCCACCTCGTGCCCGGGGACGGGGGATCCGAAGATGACGAAGTAGATGCCCACGGCCAAGAACCCGAGCAGCGCGAGAACCTTGATCAGCGCAAACCAGAATTCGAGCTCACCAAAGACCTTTACCGAGACCAGGTTCAGCCCCAACACGATCAGCAGCGCGGCCAGCGCCCACACCCATTGCGGCACCGAGCCGATCCATGGCACGTACTTGGCGAAGAAGTTCATGTACAGCGCGATCGCGGTGATATCCACGATCGCCGTCATTGCCCAGTTCAACCAGTACAGCCAACCGGTGACAAACGCCGCCTTCTCGCCGAAGAACTCGCGAGCGTAGGAGACGAAGGAGCCGGAGGAGGGACGGTGGATGACCAGTTCGCCCAGGGCGCGCAGGATCAGGAACGCGAAGAACCCGCAGACCGCGTAGCTGAACATCAAGGCCGGACCCGCCCCGGCCAGGCGGCCGCCGGCACCCATGAACAGCCCGGTGCCGATGGCCCCACCGATCGCGATCATCTGGATCTGGCGGGATTTTAGGCCCTTGTGCATGCCCTTGTCTTCGGCGGTCAGGGCCGAGTTCGGGGTGTCATGGACCGGGGTGGAGCGAGTTTGGGGAATATCACTCTTCATGCGCAGGTGCCTCTCGGGGAGTGTCTAGGAGGTGCTCAAAAGGGGGTTCAACGGGATCTAACGGGGACTGGCGGTAAAACGGTGCTGCGGAACTTATTCGCTGAGATTGGCCAGGCGCTCGGGACGCAGCAACTCATTCAGCTGCGCGGCGGTGAGCAACCCGTGCTCCAGGACCAGCTCGGCCACGCCGCGGCCGGTGGACAGGGCCTCCAGCGCGATCTTGGTGGAGGCGGCGTAACCCAGCTGCGTGGTCAGTGCGGTGACCAGACCGATGGAGTTTTCCACCTGAGCACGCAGCTTGTCCTCGTGAGCGGTGATGCCCACGATGCATTTGTCGGCCAGCGTGATGCAGGCGGCCTCGAGGTGACGCATCGACTTGGTCAGGCTGTGCACGATGATCGGTTCAAAGGCGTTCAGCTGCAGCTGCCCGGATTCGGCGGCCATCGTGATGGTCACGTCGTTGCCGATGACCTCGTAGGCCACCTGGTTCACGACCTCCGGGATCACCGGGTTGACCTTGCCGGGCATGATCGAGGAGCCCGACTGCACGGCGGGCAGGTTGATCTCGCCCAGCCCGGCGCGCGGACCCGAGGAGAGCAGGCGCAGGTCGTTGCAGACCTTGGAGAGCTTGACCGCAACCCGCTTCAGCACCCCGGAGAGGTGCACAAACGCGCCCACATCGGCGGTGGCTTCGATCAGGTCGAAGGCGGTTTCCAGCTTCAATCCGGAGATCGCGGCCAGGTGGGTGCAGGCCAGGGCGGAGTAGCCGAGCGGTGCGTTCAGCTCGGTGCCGATCGCCGTGGCGCCGAGGTTGATCTCGTGGATGAGCAGCGTGGATTCGGCCAGGCGGGCACGGTCCTCGCCGAGGGTGACGGCGTAGGCGTTGAATTCCTGCCCCAGGGTCATCGGGACCGCGTCCTGCAGCTGGGTGCGTCCCATCTTCACCACGGTGCGGAACTCGACGGCCTTGGCGGCGAAGGCGGCGCCCAGGTGCTCCATGGCGGTGACCAGCGAGGTGGCACCAAAGATGGTGGCCACGCGCACGGCGGTGGGGTACACGTCGTTGGTGGACTGGCTGAGGTTCACGTGGTCATTGGGGTGCAGGTACTGGTACTCGCCCTTGGCGTGACCCATGAGTTCCAGTGCACGGTTGGCGATGACCTCGTTGGCGTTCATGTTCGAGGAGGTCCCGGCGCCGCCCTGGATCACGTCCACCACAAACTGATCGTGCAGCTTTCCGGCGATGATCTCGCGGCAGGCGTCGATGATGGCGGTGGCGCGGGTCGCATCAAGCAGTCCGAGTTCCTGGTTGGCCTGCGCAGCGGCCTGTTTGACCATGGCCAACGCCGTGACCAGGTGGGTGTTGGTGGACAGCGGCTGGCCGGTGATGGGGAAGTTTTCCACGGCGCGCAAGGTGTGCACGCCCCAATATGCCTCCACGGGAATGTCTCGATCGCCGATCAGATCGTGTTCGCTGCGTACGGCCAGAGGTGCAGCAGCCTGCAAGATGGCGGTGGATTCGGACATGGGATTTCTCCTTGGGGTGGCGAAGCTGGGTGACGGTAACAACGGGGGCGGTAAGAGCTTTTTGGGCGCACAAAAGCACCCGAGTAAGGAAGTGAATCGAGCGGTGCGCGACTACGGCAGCGGCAAACCCGACAGAGTGCCGACGTTATGGCCGCCGCCGAGCACTGACAGATTGTTGAACGGTATTAATAGCTCGGGGTTAACACCCAGCGCCTCAAGGGCGGGAACGGCCGCGGGCATTCGGGCCCGGTCCGAACCATCGGCGACTTTCAGCGCCACGGCCGAACCATCGTCAAGGGCGATGAACTGAATTCCTTCAAACCCGTCCTTGGCCAGCAGTCCGGGCACCGCGCGCATCAACTCGGTGACATCGCGCCCCTCTCCGGCGACCATCTCGGGGTAGGCCCGCATGGCGGCGGCCACCTGATGCTCGGCGCTACCAACGGCCGCGGTGACCAGGGCACTGAACGCCCGCGCCATGCCGGTCAGCGAGAGGGCAAAGACCTCGGTGCCGCAGCCGTCGGTGCTGATCACGGTGATGGGCTCGCCGGTCAGCTCCTCAACCACCTCACGCATCAGGGTGGGCAGCGGGTGCTCGTGCTGTAGGTACGTGGCGGTGTCCCAGCCGTTGAGCACACAGGTGGCCAGCATGGCCGCGTGCTTTCCCGAACAGTTTTGGGCCAGTTGCGTGGCTCCGTTGCCTTCGCGAATCCAGGCTTCACGTTCGACCAGACCGTAGGGCAGGTCGGTGGAGTTGCCCAGTACCGCGGCTTCAACACCCGCCTCGGCCAGAATCTTCGCGGCCGTATCCCGATGATCGGCGGAGCCCGAATGGCTGGCGGCGGCCAGGGCCAGCTGCTCGGCCGGCAGGGCCAGTCCCGCGCGCACCATGGCGACGGCGAAGAGCGGCTTCAGGGCCGAGCGCGGGTACATCAGGCCCGATGGTTCGCCGCGCTGCACAACGATTTCTCCCGCCGCGTCCAGGGCCACGAGTGAGCCGAAGTGGACGCTTTCAACCTTTTCGCCGCGGGTTTGCACGGCGATCGGGGTGTGGGCGGGGAAGCTGGCGAGGTTCATGCTTTTGTTGCTCCAAGGATCTGGGTGAGTGCTTCGTCGACGGCCACGAGGTGTGCGGACATGGCTTGCGCCGCCGCGGCACCGTCGCCGCCTTGGATGGCGGTGAAGATGGCGCGGTGCTCGGCATCCGAGGGGTGCTGACGACCGGTGATGAGGTTGAGAGTTTCGGACTGGTTAACCATGGCGTCGCGAATGTCGTTAACTACCCGTTCAAAAACACCATTGCCGCTGGCCGCGGCGATGGTGGCGTGGAAGCTAGCAT from Paeniglutamicibacter sp. Y32M11 encodes the following:
- a CDS encoding ABC transporter ATP-binding protein, whose amino-acid sequence is MLLKLILRHSKPYKWWIGAVLFFQLATTIATLYLPSLNARIIDQGVANGDTDFIWRTGGLMLGVAFIQVLTAIAAVYFGAKTAMAIGRDLRHAVFDAVTGFSAQDVNKFGAATLITRGTNDVQQVQMLVLMGLNFMVSAPIMCIGGIIMALREDPALSWLVWVSVPVLLVVVGTLVIFLMPLFRQMQDRIDGINGVLREQITGIRVVRAFVREPHETERFEEANAKLTRVGVKVGNLFVLMFPLIGMILHIATASVLWFGGQRVENNGMEIGALTAFLQYLLQILMAVMMGTFMAMMIPRAIVCAERIDEVTTMVPSLTDQHEHVRDMDAPGTVEFRNVTFGYPGAEAPVLNNISFTAKRGAMTAIIGSTGSGKSTLLNLIPRLYDAREGQVLVGGVPVTELTRAQLSSAVATVPQRPYLFSGTVASNLRFGADEASDEELWDALRTAQAESFVAAREDGLDGNISQGGTNVSGGQRQRLCIARALAAKPDIYLFDDSFSALDVATDARLRAALKEPTKDAAVIVVAQRVSTITGADQILVLDHGEIVARGTHEELLESSETYQEIVTSQLAVEEVA
- a CDS encoding aspartate ammonia-lyase yields the protein MSESTAILQAAAPLAVRSEHDLIGDRDIPVEAYWGVHTLRAVENFPITGQPLSTNTHLVTALAMVKQAAAQANQELGLLDATRATAIIDACREIIAGKLHDQFVVDVIQGGAGTSSNMNANEVIANRALELMGHAKGEYQYLHPNDHVNLSQSTNDVYPTAVRVATIFGATSLVTAMEHLGAAFAAKAVEFRTVVKMGRTQLQDAVPMTLGQEFNAYAVTLGEDRARLAESTLLIHEINLGATAIGTELNAPLGYSALACTHLAAISGLKLETAFDLIEATADVGAFVHLSGVLKRVAVKLSKVCNDLRLLSSGPRAGLGEINLPAVQSGSSIMPGKVNPVIPEVVNQVAYEVIGNDVTITMAAESGQLQLNAFEPIIVHSLTKSMRHLEAACITLADKCIVGITAHEDKLRAQVENSIGLVTALTTQLGYAASTKIALEALSTGRGVAELVLEHGLLTAAQLNELLRPERLANLSE
- a CDS encoding amino acid permease codes for the protein MKSDIPQTRSTPVHDTPNSALTAEDKGMHKGLKSRQIQMIAIGGAIGTGLFMGAGGRLAGAGPALMFSYAVCGFFAFLILRALGELVIHRPSSGSFVSYAREFFGEKAAFVTGWLYWLNWAMTAIVDITAIALYMNFFAKYVPWIGSVPQWVWALAALLIVLGLNLVSVKVFGELEFWFALIKVLALLGFLAVGIYFVIFGSPVPGHEVGFSLIADNGGFFPNGLLPVVVVMQGVVFAYASIELIGTAAGETQNPEKVMPKAINTVIIRIAVFYVGSLILLSLLLPYSAYKAGESPFVTFFGSIGVSGMDSIMNLVVLTAAMSSLNAGLYSTGRILRSMALAGSAPRFTAKLNKQGVPYGGIMLTAAVAGLGVILNAVVPADAFEIVLNMAALGIIASWGMIVLCQLALYRLAKRGEAQRPAFRMIGAPYTGYLTLAFLAAVIVLMAFDSPVGTWTVASIIVIIPALMIGWYASRGRINDIAAARASADALHERSTSTIGAPESN
- a CDS encoding acyltransferase family protein, with translation MTARPSTEPAEKHRKTAPASAAGTLLPGSSMGFRPEIQGLRAIAVLMVIVHHLRPGALSGGFIGVDMFFVISGYLITAHLFREFRATGTIKLASFWARRIRRLLPLAFTVLLAIAAAVYVFIPATEHGTMFKHIAAAGLYVENWALVAEATDYSAAGQMATAVQHYWSLSVEEQFYIAWPLLLLGAVLLAKKLLPGTKRTRGAARAPELYTIFLITMGTITVLSFAYGLWITAANPPGAYFNTVGRAWEFALGGVVALLCAKRGIGSLAGSLLGWGGLITLLLGAWLIPADTRFPGTAALVPVLGTAAVLVAAGSQRASLRFMSHAHWLSIRPMRWVGDKSYGAYLWHWPLIIIAPFVLHAEPKWYHEAGIVLLTFVLAAVAQRLVEDPLRFGALLQPVRNTLVFALAGMVVLAGVSWAGTAASSASANLPRLPITDSCYGARTMEHPADCQPVASTFAPYPSAVAVSQQVRAPMFPGCEADTLQVGESSCLLGERDHPRLRIAVVGDSHASAWLPALELVAKERGWELVTHIRSGCSPSLAALKGSETLGGTAQRLCTESIRALGPKLAADQSIDAIVVAAQGNKRTWVSSPGYEFTHPATQGFTTLWKSWSDAGKKVVVLHEVPRLGNTNVPTCVASNPDDPLACSVTRKVGTSITPNLQRALASDEAPKGILGVDLTDHLCSDTQCFAVIGSLITYYDKSHLSHDFSASLAPALAKGLAQDPLFAPSR
- a CDS encoding ABC transporter ATP-binding protein, with product MFGDSVPVRKAKHFWPSAKRLVGLLAPEKLGMSLVLLLVAAGVVLSVIAPKILGKAMDVIFAGAIGKNLPANVPVATIIEQLRASGQDNTADMFSKMNLIPGVGIDFPLLSRYILIVLSMYFVASLFMWASGWLLNRLVMKVVYGLRRDVENKLNRLPLNYFDTRQRGDLLSRVTNDVDNIQNALQQAISQLVQSVLTVIGIVIMMFIVSWQLALIALIALPLSAVAAGVIGSRAQGMFTAQWKNTGALNGQIEESFSGHDLMKVFGREADMLNRFHEKNDELYKASFGAQFVSGMIFPVMNFISYLAYVGIAVVGGLRVASGQMSLGDATAFIQYSREFTQPLGQMAGMANMLQSGVASAERTFELLDADEQEADSVSASLPARTDGHVEFQNVTFSYSEDKPLITDLSFEAHPGHTVAIVGPTGAGKTTLVNLVMRFYELNSGAITLDGVDVTTISRADLRSKVGMVLQDAWLFGGSILENIRYGRLDATDEEVMAAAKATFVDRFVRALPDGYETLIDEEGTNVSAGEKQLITIARAFVANPSLLILDEATSSVDTRTELLVQHAMAALRSDRTSFVIAHRLSTIRDADTILVMEEGRIVEQGNHEVLLAAQGAYYRLYQSQFAGPAEDPDAEAPGGAPVLSGIEAGQEPADEIPGG
- a CDS encoding asparaginase, whose amino-acid sequence is MNLASFPAHTPIAVQTRGEKVESVHFGSLVALDAAGEIVVQRGEPSGLMYPRSALKPLFAVAMVRAGLALPAEQLALAAASHSGSADHRDTAAKILAEAGVEAAVLGNSTDLPYGLVEREAWIREGNGATQLAQNCSGKHAAMLATCVLNGWDTATYLQHEHPLPTLMREVVEELTGEPITVISTDGCGTEVFALSLTGMARAFSALVTAAVGSAEHQVAAAMRAYPEMVAGEGRDVTELMRAVPGLLAKDGFEGIQFIALDDGSAVALKVADGSDRARMPAAVPALEALGVNPELLIPFNNLSVLGGGHNVGTLSGLPLP